The proteins below come from a single Fusarium verticillioides 7600 chromosome 3, whole genome shotgun sequence genomic window:
- a CDS encoding histone-lysine N-methyltransferase SET9, protein MPPSQKAAAKKPRMTLAQVSAYDDILTDALVDHVFYWTTVPKNRTSYHPSRGVREEEIAKILQEEVVLKKDLDSAEKRLLTTNGLKRFHNGLKTDNEKENFRRHLRRYVQIYLPDCPWEVSSTNRYTIVTHEAAVTARRPIRRNEAIKYLSGVQVIITPEEEKAISSQKKDFSIVVSSRSKCTSLFMGPARFANHDCDANAKLMRTSHAGIEIVATRPIEAGEEITVTYGDNYFGENNCECLCKTCEDLLQNAWEPEEGTVPVKTSIEQEKSEGYSLRRRRRDDSISGSSRTPSVTPDMRPRITKATSRGSKLARDSSSARSPPAEQSNNRKRQHESLATPPKTPAKRQKVSAEKTVLIIDDSSRSTSVTASESSSGVVETDVTSPEKETPEPLGHTPLKGIANKGSQQREGAPVSPQSSQGSQSPQQAAEMARERTRRSGLESMTIQAILNAPIESEVESEPEPEKLKEATVVPPPTEPIATSIETVEDSQVADEDQPKRKKYQRRVYKEDTPPSRVRVPGDYLLTPLLLSEPEMAWIQCTICDGYFVQQNAYFTRASCPRCERHSKLYGYIWPKTDKAGPHDKEERILDHRTIHRFLDPDDERKVRCRKSFGNLKTDTEETEELERGRKRHSTSGLMGRTGPSSEQDSNHRRSGRLRRVNSRFLDP, encoded by the exons ATGCCCCCATCACAGAAGGCGGCTGCCAAAAAGCCGCGCATGACGCTGGCACAAGTGTCAGCATATGATGACATTCTCACTGACGCCCTGGTCGATCAT GTCTTTTACTGGACAACGGTCCCCAAAAACCGTACATCATATCATCCATCCCGAGGtgtgagggaggaggagatcgccaagatcttgcaaGAGGAGGtggttctcaagaaggacttggaCAGCGCCGAGAAGCGGTTGCTGACAACGAACGGGCTGAAACGGTTTCACAATGGATTGAAGACCGACAATGAAAAGGAGAATTTCCGACGGCATCTTAGGCGATATGTTCAAATATACCTCCCGGATTGTCCGTGGGAGGTCAGCTCGACAAACCGATACACAATTGTTACTCACGAGGCGGCGGTAACAGCAAGACGACCAATCCGACGCAACGAGGCCATCAAATATTTATCCGGAGTACAAGTCATTATCACgccagaggaggaaaaggccatctcatctcagaagaaggactttAGCATTGTGGTCAGCTCACGAAGCAAGTGCACCAGCCTGTTTATGGGCCCTGCCCGCTTTGCGAACCACGATTGCGATGCGAATGCCAAACTTATGAGGACGAGCCACGCAGGAATCGAGATTGTCGCAACAAGGCCTATTGAGGCGGGAGAGGAGATTACAGTTACTTACGGAGACAACTATTTCGGGGAGAACAACTGCGAATGCTTGTGCAAGACGTGCGAGGATCTTTTACAGAATGCATGGGAACCAGAAGAGGGCACAGTGCCAGTGAAAACTAGTATTGAGCAGGAAAAGTCAGAGGGTTACTCATTACGGCGGCGACGGAGAGATGACAGTATCTCTGGCTCTTCACGGACACCATCGGTTACTCCTGATATGCGACCACGGATTACAAAAGCGACTTCAAGAGGTTCAAAGCTAGCACGCGATTCATCATCTGCCAGGTCTCCGCCCGCCGAGCAGTCCAACAATCGTAAGCGACAGCATGAGAGTCTGGCAACACCACCCAAGACTCCAGCAAAGCGACAAAAGGTTTCGGCTGAGAAGACTGTGCTTATCATCGACGATTCGTCGCGCAGTACATCCGTCACTGCCAGTGAATCTTCAAGCGGTGTCGTCGAGACAGATGTCACGTCGCCAGAGAAGGAGACTCCGGAGCCTCTGGGACATACCCCATTGAAAGGAATTGCGAACAAGGGTAGTCAACAGAGAGAGGGGGCACCAGTTTCTCCCCAGAGCAGTCAAGGTTCACAATCACCTCAGCAAGCGGCTGAAATGGCGAGAGAGAGAACCCGACGAAGCGGTCTTGAGAGTATGACTATCCAGGCCATCTTGAACGCTCCTATAGagtctgaggttgagagcGAACCTGAACcggagaagctcaaggaagcaACTGTGGTACCTCCACCAACCGAGCCTATTGCAACCAGTATCGAAACTGTCGAGGACAGTCAggtggctgatgaagatcaGCCAAAACGGAAGAAATACCAACGTCGTGTCTATAAGGAAGACACGCCTCCATCTAGAGTGCGAGTGCCCGGAGATTACCTCCTTACACCGCTACTCCTATCAGAACCTGAGATGGCCTGGATCCAGTGCACCATCTGCGACGGTTACTTTGTACAACAGAACGCATACTTTACACGAGCTTCATGCCCTCGTTGTGAACGGCACTCAAAGCTTTACGGGTACATCTGGCCCAAGACAGACAAGGCCGGACCGCACGACAAAGAGGAGCGCATTCTGGATCACCGCACTATCCATCGATTCTTGGATCCCGATGATGAGCGAAAAGTGAGGTGTCGCAAGAGTTTTGGAAACCTCAAGACAGACACAGAAGAAACGGAAGAGCTCGAGCGGGGCCGCAAGCGACACAGCACATCTGGCTTGATGGGGCGAACGGGTCCTTCATCAGAACAAGACTCAAACCATCGGAGAAGCGGAAGGCTTCGTCGGGTGAACAGTAGATTCCTCGACCCATGA
- a CDS encoding oxidoreductase, with product MAAYLTNRICHPHHGIPVSRPETPAPAKTEKCSHPIVNKAAKDVPFFTPEQDPPAGLAIQPSDGSRVPRLFQPLKIRNVTMQNRIWVSPMCQYSCHEGFMTPWHITHYGGMAQRGPGLMMIEATAVQANGRITPEDAGIWLDAHVDTLRKNVDFAHSQNTNIAIQLAHAGRKASCVAPWLSAGATATEEVNGWPDDVVGPSDEPFNENMPTPRSMSIQEINQLKKDFVKAANRAVTAGFDVIELHFAHGYLVSSFLTPSVNKRTDQYGGSFENRARLALELVEEVRAVIPETMPLFVRISATDWLDTNPDYTGESWTVDEAAKLAVLFAERGVDVIDVSSGGNHPQQKVQGGPGYQAKFAKHIKKVVGDKMLVSSVGSIKTGTLAEEIISGKDDGVKLDLIAAGRMFQKNPGLVWAWADDLDVEIQLAHQIGWGFGGRATKKQDHVKMSIP from the exons atggctgcatATCTCACCAACCGCATCTGCCATCCTCACCACGGCATTCCCGTATCGAGACCCGAAACTCCTGCCCCCGCAAAGACTGAGAAATGCAGCCATCCCATTGTTAACAAAGCTGCAAAGGACGTTCCCTTCTTCACCCCCGAGCAGGATCCTCCGGCTGGTCTGGCTATTCAGCCCAGTGACGGGAGCCGTGTTCCTCGACTCTTTCAGCCTCTCAAGATTCGAAATGTGACTATGCAGAATAGAATCTGGGTCAGCCCTATGTGTCAGTATTCTTGCCATGAAGGGTTCATGACGCCTTGGCATATTACGCACTACGGCGGTATGGCTCAGCGTGGT CCGGGTCTTATGATGATTGAAGCAACTGCCGTCCAAGCTAATGGCCGAATTACACCTGA GGACGCTGGTATCTGGCTCGACGCCCATGTCGACACTCTCCGCAAGAACGTCGACTTTGCACACAGCcagaacaccaacatcgccattCAACTCGCCCACGCAGGCCGCAAAGCAAGCTGCGTAGCACCCTGGCTCAGCGCCGGCGCCACAGCCACCGAGGAAGTCAACGGGTGGCCCGACGATGTCGTCGGCCCCAGCGACGAGCCCTTCAACGAGAACATGCCCACCCCGCGCAGCATGAGCATCCAGGAGatcaaccagctcaagaaAGATTTCGTCAAAGCTGCCAACCGCGCCGTCACCGCTGGCTTCGACGTCATCGAGCTTCACTTTGCGCACGGCTACCTTGTCAGTTCGTTCCTTACACCTAGTGTTAACAAGCGAACGGATCAGTATGGTGGAAGTTTTGAGAACAGAGCAAGGCTGgcgcttgagcttgttgaggaggttcgTGCTGTTATCCCTGAGACGATGCCGCTTTTTGTGAGGATTAGTGCGACGGATTGGTTGGATACTAACCCTGACTACACCGGCGAGAGCTGGACCGTCGATGAAGCTGCGAAGCTCGCTGTTCTCTTTGCTGAGCGCGGTGtcgatgtgattgatgtATCCAGCGGCGGAAACCACCCGCAGCAGAAGGTTCAAGGCGGACCAGGCTATCAAGCCAAGTTCGCGAAGCacatcaagaaggttgttggcGACAAGATGCTCGTTAGTTCGGTGGGAAGCATCAAGACCGGTACACTTGCTGAGGAGATCATCTCTGGAAAGGACGATGGAGTCAAGTTGGATCTTATTGCGGCAGGGAGGATGTTCCAGAAGAATCCTGGGTTGGTGTGGGCTTGGGCTGATGATTTagatgttgagatccagCTTGCGCATCAGATTGGATGGGGATTCGGGGGTCGGGCTACGAAGAAGCAGGATCATGTCAAGATGAGCATTCCTTGA
- a CDS encoding aminopeptidase Y gives MTTKGLCLVAATAALQGVSALQIPLNLQVPKLSWNPFGDDLPVVDTKELQKSIKPENLEARAKDLYEIAKNGEEEYGHPTRVIGSEGHLGTLSYIHAELAKLGGYYSVSNQQFPAVSGNVFESRLIIGDSVPKQASPMGLTPPTKNKEPVHGTLVLVDNEGCDESDYPEAVKGNIALVLRGTCPFGTKSGNAGKAGAVAAVVYNYEKDEVHGTLGTPSPDHVATFGLGGEEGKAVAKKLKDGETVDAIAYIDAEVKTILTTNIIAQTRGGDPDNCVMLGGHSDSVAEGPGINDDGSGSISVLEVAVQLTKYRVNNCVRFAWWAAEEEGLLGSDHYVSVLPEDENRKIRLFMDYDMMASPNFAYQIYNATNAENPKGSEELRNLYVDWYEEQGLNYTFIPFDGRSDYDGFIRGGIPAGGIATGAEGVKTEDEVEMFGGEAGVWYDKNYHQIGDDLTNVNYTAWEVNTKLIAHSVATYAKSFKGFPEREIETSVQSYSDKTKYHGSKLFI, from the exons ATGACGACAAAGGGCCTTTGCTTAGTCGCCGCTACGGCCGCTCTCCAGGGCGTGTCAGCTCTTCAGatccctctcaacctccagGTCCCCAAGCTCTCTTGGAATCCCTTCGGTGATGATCTTCCCGTGGTAGATACCAAGGAATTGcagaagagcatcaagcctgagaaccttgaggctAGAGCAAAGGATCTGTATGAGATTGCCAAGAATGGAGAGGAGGAGTATGGACATCCGACTCGTGTCATCGGCAGTGAAG gccatcttggTACGCTGTCGTACATCCATGCTGAGCTCGCCAAGCTAGGCGGCTACTACTCCGTGTCGAACCAGCAATTCCCCGCTGTGTCGGGCAATGTCTTCGAGTCGCGTCTCATCATCGGTGACTCTGTCCCCAAGCAGGCATCGCCCATGGGTCTGACTCCTCCGACTAAGAACAAGGAGCCCGTCCACGGAACGCTTGTCCTCGTCGACAACGAAGGATGCGACGAGTCCGATTATCCCGAGGCCGTCAAGGGCAACATTGCTCTCGTCCTCCGTGGAACGTGCCCCTTTGGTACAAAGTCCGGCAATGCTGGTAAAGCGGGtgctgtcgctgctgttgTGTATAACTATGAGAAGGACGAGGTTCATGGAACTCTCGGTACCCCTTCGCCTGACCATGTTGCTACTTTTGGTCTTGGCGGTGAAGAGGGCAAGGCCgttgccaagaagctcaaggatggtGAGACCGTCGATGCTATTGCTTACATCGACGCTGAGGTCAAGaccatcctcaccaccaacatcattgCCCAGACTCGCGGTGGTGATCCCGACAACTGTGTTATGCTCGGCGGTCACAGTGACAGTGTTGCCGAGGGCCCTGGTATCAACGACGACGGATCCGGCAGTATCTCTGTGCTCGAGGTCGCTGTTCAACTGACCAAGTACCGCGTCAACAACTGCGTCCGCTTTGCCTGGTGGgccgccgaggaagaaggtcttcTCGGCTCCGACCACTACGTCTCCGTTCTtcctgaagatgagaaccGCAAGATTCGTCTCTTCATGGACTACGACATGATGGCCAGTCCCAACTTTGCCTACCAGATCTACAACGCCACCAACGCCGAGAACCCCAAGGGTTCAGAGGAGCTGCGCAATCTGTATGTCGATTGGTACGAGGAGCAGGGCCTCAACTATACCTTCATCCCCTTCGATGGTCGCAGTGACTACGATGGTTTCATCCGTGGTGGTATCCCCGCCGGTGGTATCGCCACAGGTGCCGAGGGTGTCAAGACTGAGGACGAGGTCGAGATGTTTGGCGGTGAAGCCGGCGTCTGGTATGATAAGAACTACCACCAGATCGGGGATGATCTGACCAATGTGAATTACACCGCGTGGGAGGTGAACACCAAG CTCATCGCCCATTCCGTTGCAACATACGCCAAGTCGTTCAAGGGCTTCCCCGAGCGAGAGATTGAGACGTCTGTGCAGAGTTACTctgacaagaccaagtaCCACGGtagcaagctcttcattTAA
- a CDS encoding anthranilate synthase component I, translating to MCAAHLDIRPTADEARAAFDQEWTPTTQPTLLPVCASAPADLLTPSAIYLKLSSGATAEYSFLLESATGSTETVGRYSFIGANPRKVLATGDGYEHNGDPLKTLAAELSNDRVLDIPSLALPKLSGGAVGYVSYDCIKYFEPKTERPLKDNLQIPEALFMLFDTIVALDHFRSTLTIVTHMKLPKSPSDDLKPAYNEACETLRKTLDIIYQPETPLPAQTLSEQSESEQQYSSNVGRKGYETFVKELKKYIVKGDIIQAVPSQRFRRSTKLHPFNIYRTLRTLNPSPYVFFLSCADFHIVGASPECLMKTDGYAPLPCDSRFGYSAAEARSRPRIVNHAIAGTIHRGKNAAEDDRLAAELLASKKDRAEHVMLVDLARNDVNRVCHPTTVKVDRLMRIDRFSHVQHITSEVSGVLRPECTRWDALRSIFPAGTVSGAPKIRAMELIYDLEQEKRGIYAGAAGWFGYDIVRVDEGSEPADRVFVDEGPMDTCIAIRTMLVKDGVAYMQAGGGIVYDSDPTDEWMETMNKLSANLRCVELSERYFGDGVSTKTVEEIIAIERKKGEEEVKEAEK from the exons ATGTGTGCAGCACAT CTTGATATACGGCCAACTGCCGATGAAGCTCGAGCTGCCTTCGACCAAGAATGGACTCCTACAACTCAGCCCACGCTTCTACCCGTTTGCGCCTCTGCTCCCGCCGATTTATTGACTCCTTCAGCTATCTATCTTAAGCTGTCATCGGG CGCAACTGCCGAATACTCATTTCTTCTCGAGAGTGCGACTGGAAGCACAGAGACAGTTGGACGATATAGTTTTATTGGCGCCA ACCCGCGAAAAGTACTGGCCACTGGCGACGGCTACGAACACAATGGCGACCCTCTCAAGACCCTAGCGGCCGAACTTTCCAATGATCGAGTTCTCGATATTCCTTCGTTGGCGCTTCCAAAGCTgtctggtggtgctgttggaTACGTCTCATATGACTGTATCAAGTACTTCGAGCCCAAGACCGAGCGACCACTCAAAGACAACCTCCAGATCCCCGAGGCTTTGTTCATGTTATTCGACACCATTGTCGCCTTGGATCACTTCCGCTCGACATTGACAATTGTCACACATATGAAGTTGCCCAAGAGCCCATCTGACGATCTCAAACCCGCCTACAACGAGGCCTGCGAGACCCTCCGCAAGACCCTTGACATCATTTACCAGCCCGAGACTCCCTTGCCTGCCCAAACTCTCAGTGAGCAATCAGAATCAGAGCAGCAATATTCGTCAAATGTGGGTCGCAAAGGTTACGAGACATTCgtgaaggagctcaagaaatACATCGTCAAGGGAGACATCATTCAAGCCGTGCCTTCACAACGGTTCCGTCGAAGCACTAAGCTCCACCCCTTTAACATTTACAGAACTCTCCGAACACTCAACCCCTCACCTTATGTGTTCTTTCTCTCATGCGCCGACTTTCACATCGTTGGTGCTTCGCCCGAGTGTCTGATGAAGACAGATGGATATGCCCCATTACCCTGTGACTCACGATTCGGCTACTCCGCTGCCGAAGCTCGATCAAGACCTCGTATTGTCAACCACGCAATTGCCGGTACAATCCACCGTGGAAAGAATGCCGCTGAGGATGATAGACTCGCTGCCGAGCTcttggcttccaagaagGACAGAGCCGAGCACGTCATGTTGGTGGATCTCGCCCGCAACGACGTGAACAGAGTCTGCCACCCCACGACCGTCAAGGTCGACCGGCTCATGAGAATTGACCGCTTCTCCCACGTTCAGCACATCACCTCCGAAGTCTCGGGAGTTCTGCGCCCAGAGTGCACACGCTGGGATGCCCTGCGCTCCATTTTCCCCGCTGGAACAGTCTCTGGTGCACCCAAGATCCGAGCCATGGAGCTCATCTACGACctggagcaggagaagcGGGGTATCTACGCGGGAGCTGCAGGATGGTTTGGATACGACATTGTGCGCGTGGACGAGGGCAGCGAGCCTGCGGACAGGGTTTTCGTCGACGAAGGGCCCATGGACACGTGCATTGCCATCCGGACCATGCTGGTCAAGGATGGCGTGGCATACATGCAGGCCGGCGGTGGCATCGTCTACGACAGTGACCCTACAGACGAGTGGATGGAGACGATGAATAAATTGTCCGCCAACCTCCGCTGTGTGGAGCTGTCTGAAAGGTACTTTGGCGATGGGGTGAGCACTAAGACCGTGGAGGAGATTATTGCGAttgagaggaagaagggggaggaggaggtgaaggaggctgaaaagTAG
- a CDS encoding anthranilate synthase component I, with protein sequence MLFDTIVALDHFRSTLTIVTHMKLPKSPSDDLKPAYNEACETLRKTLDIIYQPETPLPAQTLSEQSESEQQYSSNVGRKGYETFVKELKKYIVKGDIIQAVPSQRFRRSTKLHPFNIYRTLRTLNPSPYVFFLSCADFHIVGASPECLMKTDGYAPLPCDSRFGYSAAEARSRPRIVNHAIAGTIHRGKNAAEDDRLAAELLASKKDRAEHVMLVDLARNDVNRVCHPTTVKVDRLMRIDRFSHVQHITSEVSGVLRPECTRWDALRSIFPAGTVSGAPKIRAMELIYDLEQEKRGIYAGAAGWFGYDIVRVDEGSEPADRVFVDEGPMDTCIAIRTMLVKDGVAYMQAGGGIVYDSDPTDEWMETMNKLSANLRCVELSERYFGDGVSTKTVEEIIAIERKKGEEEVKEAEK encoded by the coding sequence ATGTTATTCGACACCATTGTCGCCTTGGATCACTTCCGCTCGACATTGACAATTGTCACACATATGAAGTTGCCCAAGAGCCCATCTGACGATCTCAAACCCGCCTACAACGAGGCCTGCGAGACCCTCCGCAAGACCCTTGACATCATTTACCAGCCCGAGACTCCCTTGCCTGCCCAAACTCTCAGTGAGCAATCAGAATCAGAGCAGCAATATTCGTCAAATGTGGGTCGCAAAGGTTACGAGACATTCgtgaaggagctcaagaaatACATCGTCAAGGGAGACATCATTCAAGCCGTGCCTTCACAACGGTTCCGTCGAAGCACTAAGCTCCACCCCTTTAACATTTACAGAACTCTCCGAACACTCAACCCCTCACCTTATGTGTTCTTTCTCTCATGCGCCGACTTTCACATCGTTGGTGCTTCGCCCGAGTGTCTGATGAAGACAGATGGATATGCCCCATTACCCTGTGACTCACGATTCGGCTACTCCGCTGCCGAAGCTCGATCAAGACCTCGTATTGTCAACCACGCAATTGCCGGTACAATCCACCGTGGAAAGAATGCCGCTGAGGATGATAGACTCGCTGCCGAGCTcttggcttccaagaagGACAGAGCCGAGCACGTCATGTTGGTGGATCTCGCCCGCAACGACGTGAACAGAGTCTGCCACCCCACGACCGTCAAGGTCGACCGGCTCATGAGAATTGACCGCTTCTCCCACGTTCAGCACATCACCTCCGAAGTCTCGGGAGTTCTGCGCCCAGAGTGCACACGCTGGGATGCCCTGCGCTCCATTTTCCCCGCTGGAACAGTCTCTGGTGCACCCAAGATCCGAGCCATGGAGCTCATCTACGACctggagcaggagaagcGGGGTATCTACGCGGGAGCTGCAGGATGGTTTGGATACGACATTGTGCGCGTGGACGAGGGCAGCGAGCCTGCGGACAGGGTTTTCGTCGACGAAGGGCCCATGGACACGTGCATTGCCATCCGGACCATGCTGGTCAAGGATGGCGTGGCATACATGCAGGCCGGCGGTGGCATCGTCTACGACAGTGACCCTACAGACGAGTGGATGGAGACGATGAATAAATTGTCCGCCAACCTCCGCTGTGTGGAGCTGTCTGAAAGGTACTTTGGCGATGGGGTGAGCACTAAGACCGTGGAGGAGATTATTGCGAttgagaggaagaagggggaggaggaggtgaaggaggctgaaaagTAG
- a CDS encoding hypothetical protein (At least one base has a quality score < 10), giving the protein MSTDQPEDSVEPTGDVEMSETQNTQDTAPEATQEGKENEYADNTELPFADSEIAEPRVTFANYLMSPIISLLIGSGDQSILSAHQGLLTQSPYFKDICDSFVEDGSPRQIELPDCDIETVGSFLEYLYTGEYFPKKLPGQRVLESDPSVPSVDNNGDQLLKHARIYTLAEKFGVSGLKGLSSSKIHCVNSTAKGEIAYARYVYAYTSNDDTTIRAPVASFWATRSHTLRAEAEEEFKALCLEHPQFGYDVLTRVLDDKLKRERNDKMHPATSSGRKRARHSSGSRAD; this is encoded by the exons ATGTCTACCGACCAGCCCGAGGACTCAGTCGAGCCCAccggcgatgttgagatgtCTGAGACCCAGAACACGCAGGATACTGCGCCAGAGGCTACCCAAGAGGGTAAGGAGAATGAGTATGCTGATAACACCGAGCTTCCTTTCGCCGACTCTGAGATCGCAGAGCCCAGAGTAACCTTTGCCAATTACCTCATGAGCCCAATTATCTCCCTGCTCATCGGATCCGGCGACCAATCTATCCTCTCAGCGCATCAGGGACTTTTGACACAAAGCCCCTACTTCAAGGACATTTGTGATAGTTTCGTCGAGGACGGCAGC CCTCGTCAGATTGAGCTCCCCGACTGCGACATCGAGACCGTCGGCAGCTTCCTCGAATACCTCTATACAGGCGAATACTTCCCCAAGAAGCTCCCCGGCCAGCGCGTCCTCGAGTCCGACCCCTCAGTCCCCTCGGTCGACAACAACGGCgaccagctcctcaagcacGCCCGCATCTACACACTCGCCGAGAAGTTTGGCGTCTCTGGTCTCAAGGGCCTCTCGAGCTCCAAGATCCACTGCGTCAACTCCACTGCCAAGGGCGAGATCGCATACGCTCGCTACGTCTACGCCTACACCAGCAACGACGACACCACCATCCGCGCGCCCGTCGCAAGCTTCTGGGCCACGCGCTCGCACACCCTGCGCGccgaggcggaggaggagttcaaggctcTGTGCTTGGAGCACCCCCAGTTCGGATACGATGTTCTTA CCCGCGTCTTGgacgacaagctcaagaggGAGCGAAACGACAAGATGCATCCTGCTACAAGCAGTGGACGAAAACGTGCTCGTCACAGCAGCGGATCGCGTGCCGATTAG
- a CDS encoding alcohol dehydrogenase gives MAENQDSQKFPIAASEARRFVEDVLKANGIPSENASIIARCLVAADLRGVDTHGMNRIPSYMERLRQGVLNASAQPILTQVTPAVAQVDGQNGFGFVAAHKGMAAAIESAKVFGIGMASIKHSNHFGMSAWIVQQALDADMMSLVFTNSSPALPAFGGKSKLMGVSPIACGAPGKGPMENFILDMAPSVAARGKIYKAKRRGEKIPLDWALDAEGRPTDDPEAALGGVMLPMGGPKGSALSIMMDVFSGVLSGSAFAGHVTGPYDPSKPADVGHFLVAIKPDLFMSLDEFRERMQYLYERVVGSEKAAGVERIYFPGEIEQLAQKEREKTGIPLVQAEIDALNAEAKKVGVEPLKF, from the coding sequence atggctgaaaaCCAAGACTCTCAAAAGTTCCCAATCGCTGCCTCAGAAGCACGACGCTTCGTCGAAGACGTCCTCAAAGCCAACGGCATCCCCTCTGAGAATGCCTCCATTATCGCCCGCTGCCTAGTCGCAGCCGATCTCCGCGGCGTTGACACACACGGCATGAACCGCATCCCTTCTTACATGGAGCGTCTGCGCCAAGGCGTCCTCAACGCCAGCGCCCAGCCAATCCTCACCCAAGTCACTCCCGCCGTAGCCCAAGTCGACGGCCAGAACGGCTTCGGCTTTGTAGCTGCTCACAAGGGCATGGCTGCTGCGATAGAGTCTGCAAAGGTGTTTGGGATTGGTATGGCGAGTATCAAGCACTCTAACCATTTCGGTATGAGTGCTTGGATCGTGCAGCAGGCTCTTGATGCGGAtatgatgagtttggtgTTTACGAATTCTAGTCCTGCGCTTCCTGCGTTTGGTGGGAAGAGTAAGCTTATGGGTGTTTCGCCTATTGCTTGTGGTGCGCCTGGTAAAGGGCCCATGGAGAACTTCATCCTTGATATGGCGCCTTCTGTGGCTGCGAGGGGGAAAATCTACAAGGCGAAGAGACGGGGTGAGAAGATTCCACTGGACTGGGCTCTCGACGCTGAGGGTCGTCCTACGGATGATCCTGAAGCTGCTCTCGGTGGCGTCATGCTACCAATGGGTGGCCCCAAGGGTTCTGCACTGTCAATCATGATGGATGTCTTCTCAGGAGTTCTATCAGGCTCAGCATTCGCTGGCCATGTCACTGGACCCTATGATCCTTCCAAGCCTGCAGATGTTGGTCACTTCTTGGTAGCTATCAAGCCTGACCTCTTTATGAGCCTGGATGAGTTTAGAGAGAGAATGCAGTACCTTTACGAGCGTGTCGTTGGGTCAGAAAaagctgctggtgttgagaggatTTACTTCCCTGGTGAGATAGAGCAGCTGGCTCAGAAGGAGAGGGAAAAGACTGGCATCCCGCTTGTGCAagctgagattgatgctTTGAATGCTGAGGCGAAGAAGGTTGGGGTAGAACCACTGAAGTTTTGA